The region AGATTTCATCACACTTAATCACATCAAAGAATAACGTATTTCTTATCTTATgacattaaaaataaaaatatatatcATTTAAAAGATATTATGACATTAGAAAACTTAAAATTTCATATCTAAAACTACTTTATTTTATTGTTTTATGTGATTTATGTCTGGTTGACCATTTACAAGTCTCTCTCCATTCTCATGAAAGATTTATTATTTCaacacaaaaggaaaaacaatTGCAATGTTGAAACCACACGCAACAGCCAACAAATACCAAATTTACTGTAAACTTTACTCCACCAGATGGAACCTACGCGAAACAAAACAAAAACAGGTGCCAAATACATTCCATCTCTTTCTCGTAAATTTGTAGGACCATTTTTATAAAAGGAAAAAAGTACGCATGAATCGGTTTGGTAGTGTAGTACAATATATATATTTTCTGAAGCACGTGTAGTACAAAAAATAATAAACCTTTTTATTCTtattcttattattttattattattactttcCTTTAGATAATTTCGCAGTACAAACACAACACAACTACTTTTACTAAATGTACGACATTACAACGCAGAGTGCACCTGTGTGCTGTTTGATTTTCTCCAATGtacttttctttttcttttgcgATGTACTACAAATATCTTTAATTTCATCGTGTAATGTAATCGCACTTTCCAAATTGTTTCATATATATTTGATCAGGGTTTGGTGGGTTTTTGAGATTCTTCATCAGTCTCTTCTCTTGTCTTCATTGCTGCTGCAAAGGTACGTACGATGATGTTTTAATACCTATTACGTTTCAAAAATTCATAATCTTTGATggttttttgtttttgttttcaattTTACTTCTTCTTCTTAACCTACATTATGTTTGACGAAATGACTCTTTCAATAGAGATTTGATGGTTTTACTTTACTTTCTGTGAAGATTGATACATTTCTAAGGAGCAAAGGGTTTGAGTATATTCCAATGGGAAATGTAAGCAATGAAGAACAAGAACTCAGAGAGATTGAAAATTTGGAGAGAGAAGACGTGGAAAAAGCTGGAGTTGATTTAGAAGATGCAAGTGGAATAGCACCATGGACGCAACAGATTACAGTTAGAGGACTGATTACTAGCATCTTTATTGGCTTAATTTATAGTGTCATTGTGTTGAAACTGAACCTCACAACTGGTTTAGTCCCTAATCTCAATGTTTCAGTTGCACTTCTTGGTTTTGTGTTCATTAAACTTTGGACTAAGATTCTTGAGAAAGCAAATATTGTTTCAACACCTTTCACTAGACAGGAGAATACCATTATTCAGACTTGTGCTGTTGCATGCTACAGTGCTTCTTATGGAGGTCATTGTTATGATTTTTTGCCTTTTCAATTCAATTGTTATGGTTTAAAGTTTAAAGTCTGGCTAAAAGTTATTTCAGCCAAACTTCGAACTTGTTTACTGACGATTGATTAAACCTTGGCTAGTAGTTTTCTAAATTTTACTTGTTTATATGTAGGTGGTTTTGGGTCTTACCTTTTGGGCTTGAATCGGAAGACATATGAGCGAGTCGGAGGGGCTAGTACACCAGGGAATACTCCTGACACCAAGGAGCCTGGAATTGGCTGGATGACTGGCTTTCTCTTTGTTACTTACTTTGTTGGGCTAACAGCATTAATTCCTTTTCGAAAGGTATTGTGTATGAATGAATCTGGATTTTCTGTTGTCAAACATTGTTGTCAAATAGCAGCTATAATGGCTCTATAGTGATATATTAATGTAGAGTAATTTGAATGTTGTTATGTTTATTTAACAGATGATGATAATAGATGCTAAATTACCTTATCCAACTGGAACTGCAACGGGTGTTCTTATTAATGGATTCCATACTCCTAAAGGAAATGTCATGGCCAAGTATGATTATAAAACCTGTTAGGTTATTTGTCCTCTATATTTGTAATTTCAAGATGAGAACATATAAAAAATTGTTTGGCATTTTTCACAGGAAGCAGGTTAAGGGTTTCATGCGGTTCTTCTCATTCAGTTTGCTTTGGTCTTTCTTCCAATGGTTCTATGCTGGTGGAGACCATTGTGGATTCGGTCAGTTTCCTACTTTTGGGTTGAAAGCATGGAAAAACACGTGCGTGCTTTTACTTGAACTGCTATGACTCTCTTTTTAGTTTTATGCATCAGAAGAATGAAACATTTGTTAATTGCTATTGATTAGAATGTTTGATCATTTTGCAGATTTTACTTTGATTTCAGCATGACTTATGTTGGAACAGGAATGATTTGTTCACATCTTATCAATTTATCATTGCTTTTTGGAGCTGTAGTTTCATGGGGCATTATGTGGCCACTGATCAGAGTTCTAAAAGGAAATTGGTTCCCTGGAAGTTTACCAGAAAGCAGCATGAAGAGTCTTAATGGTTATAAGGTCTTGAATGAACAACAAATGAAGGGAACTCTATTAGAGTTAATTTGGATTTACATTTTTCTTGTTTCACTTTAGGCCTTaactttctttttattttcatgGTGCAGGTTTTTATTTCCATTGCATTAATCCTTGGTGACGGACTCTACAATTTTATCAAAGTTATATATTTTAGTGCCTTAAATTTTCAAGCCTGCATGAAAAGGAGGAGTCGCAGAACAGGTAAATAAATGGCCTTTTCTCACTTTTTGTTGTTTGTGGGTTTACGTAATTTTCAAGTTTTGGCAGTGTTGTCACGTATAGGCCATGGCGGATTGTGGTGACAGACTTTTTCACAACCGTTGTGGCCAGTTCATGAAGGATGGTGGCATTATGGTGTTCTTATGGCGGGTTTTGGGTTTTCTTCCATATGCAAATGATAACACTGAGTTGTATGGAGAAGAATGACTCCATATTACAGAACATTAGTGATTTGTTATATTCTGCTACACTATAACTGCTACTTGACAACACTGAATctaatatttattttttccacTGCAGCTTCAGTTACAGATGATGAGCAGAACAAGACTCCAGACGATCTTACCCGCGATGAATTCTTTATAAAAGAAAGTGTTCCAATATGGTTAGCATGTGCAGGTTATGTGGTACTCACCATAATCTCCATCAATGTTATCCCTTTAATATTCCATCAAGTGAAGTGGTACTTTGTGGTGGTAGCTTATCTCCTAGCACCAATTCTTGGCTTCTGCAATGCTTATGGTTCTGGCCTAACCGACATGAACATGGCTTATAATTATGGAAAAGTAGCACTTTTTGTTCTTGCAGCCTTAGGAGGGAAAACTGATGGTGTTGTTGCTGGACTTGTAGCATGTGGGCTAATAAAATCACTTGCTTCAACTTCATCTGATTTAATGCAAGACATGAAGACTGGTCATTTGACTTTAACTTCACCGAGATCAATGCTTGTAACACAAGCAATCGGTACAGCAATAGGTTGTGTTGTAGCACCTCTCACATTCTTTCTTTTCTACCATTCTTTTGATGTTGGAGACCCTAATGGTGAATACAAAGCACCATATGCTATCATCTATAGAAACATGGCAATTCTTGGCGTTGAAGGCTTTTCAGCACTACCAAACCATTGCTTAGAATTCTGCTATGCTTTTTTTGCATTTGCTGTGTTGATTAACTTTTTAAGAGATTGGAACCCTAAAAATATTGGGAAATGGGTCCCACTTCCTATGGCAATGGCTGTGCCTTTTGTTGTTGGTGCTTACTTTGCAGTTGACATGTGTGTGGGAAGTTTAGTTGTGTTTGTTTGGAGTAAATTGAAAAGAAAGGAAGCTGAGTTGATGGTTCCGGCGGTTGCTTCTGGTTTGATTTGTGGAGATGGGATATGGGTTCTTCCTTCAGCTGTTCTTGCTTGGTTTAAGGTTCGACCACCAATTTGTATGAGTTTCGCTGCAAATAACTAGAAGACGTTTTCTTGTAGATCTTTAGAAGAAATTTGTGTAGTCAAATTTTGTTAGTACTTAGTTCATAAAGatccttttttttctttttcaaggaGTAGTTCATAAATGTCTTAGTCAAAGGAGAATGTAGATCTTATTTAAAAGGCTTAGGGACAATAAGTGTGAAAATGTTGATACTTGAGAGTGAATTCGTGTAAATAATTGTTTTCTTTGAGGCAATTTTATTGAACAATAAAAACTATTTCCGTAACTATAATTTATAAGATTTAACAATCAAATACTTGAAAATCGGTCTTTATAATAACACTTGACTAGAAATCTCACTGTCATCTCCATTTAGTATAAATATTTTTAGACAAATAAGTAGTACAATATTCCTCACAGTATTTTAGTAAATTTACATCACTTTCTAAAGGTTTAAAAATATGACATTGTCATTAAAGCTATCCCTATAAACAGCCTACCATGTCTTCTATGTGGCAGAGAGTAACAACATTGAGCCATACTTCACCATAAAAAAATAGGATTATGGGAAGAGGTGGAAAGATATATAGATTGAACTAGTTAAATGCTATCTCCTGAAGGACTTGAAGTGTCTTTTGATGAACCTGCAAGCAAAGGAAGGGAACAAAAGATACAGATCATTCAGCAGATCATGGAAAAGATTTATATGGCTATTTATTTTAGTAGATGCACAATTGCTGATAACAACACAATATCGTAAGCAACTATACTgtatttaattgtttttttagGCATGGTCAAACTAGATTAAAATACGGCGACTGTATGCTCATATGCCAAACTCATTCGAATTTGTTAAACCCGCATTTTCCTCTGGGGACATGTAGTACTTGTGACACTTATTAACCTTTAACAGGTTAATTAAACAGGTTAATTAAAGATGTAGTACATGTGGCACTTAGTAACCTTTAACGGATTAATTAAAGATCGGTTATGAAATTTCAAATGAAAAATACAGAGAAAACATGAAAATTTTAAAGCCTATGCAGaatagaaatatatatatttatgatAGAAAGGATGGCACATGTCTTTCCAATGGGCTAATCTGCACTATTTAAAGTGAATAAAATAATAAAGTGGGAGAAGTTTTAATGGAATGGGTTTTCTAAAATTTCAGGAGAAAAAAAATGTAAAATTAAGTCAGTAAAATCCAAAGATTTTACACGATTTTACATATTTCAGAGAGATTTAAATCGTGTAAAGTCGTTCCAGTATATGATTTTACTTAAAAACCATTTTACCTGCGATTTAACACCAAATACCGACCTAGAAACGTAAAATCTAAGAGTTTAAGTTTAAAATCGCGATTTTAACAACCTTGCACACAACACACTATTTtgaaaatagaaataattacGGATTTGGTGAAGTGAGAAAGAATTTACCCATTCCAGATGTTGTGCAGTGATACCAGAGTCAGTTCCAGCATATATACCAGACAAGACCTGACATGACAAACATAGAATATCAACTGGAAGTGCAAACACAAGcaaaagaagatcattcaaatCTAAGTAATAATCAGATTGTATATCAAGAAATGAGCATAGGAAAAAGTTATCAAATTATAACAGTTTGGATTCTCGATAGAGACTGAAAATTTCGACTGAACCAATAGTTTTTCATTCCATGGAAATCTCAGGCTACATTGCTTCAAAGACAACCATTCAACATAAAAAATATGACATAGCATTACCTTAGAGACTGTTTCCAGAAACATGCCTGGGCGTACCGGATGTGGCCTCCGTCCTGTCACACTTGCCTGGATATTATGAAATACAAATTAAATATGTCAAAACTTGAACTGAATGCACGTAAAACACATTCACATGTTAAATAATACACCTCCATCCAATTTAACTCACCCTTCCAGCTATTCCTGTTGGAACCCTATCATCTTCATCGTTGTTGCCAGAGTTGTCTGCACCTTCATCTTTTCCTTGCATCACATTTCTTATCATATCAAGAACAACTTTCCCAGGTTTTAGAGCCACCAATTTGGTTAAGAAATTCACCTGCAATGCCAACGGTTTTATGTTTTAACGATGCCAAAAGCATATTTTCTACAATGAATAACCATAAAGTTTACTTTTAGATCTCTACACATCTAGTGAAAATTTCCAAGCCCTTTTAACAGAGACAATAAAATCGTGTGAAACTAAATCTAATATGGAAACATCACATCAATGCACCTCAGACTGAGGTAGAGTAGAAAATCCACGGTCATTTCTTTCATCCAAAATTCCCCCTCCCATCATATCACGAGCTTCTTCTCTAATCAAAACAAGCCTCGCAAGCAGTTTTCGATCAGGCACAACAGGACGAGTTTCCATTGTCTGCAAACATAAAATTCAACACCAAACAATTAACCAACTGAATAAAGTACAAGACACCTTAAGGATTAAACGACTGAATGAAAAACCTAGTAATTCATATATATTTGAAGTTTCTACCAATACCTCCAATAAATCATCAGCTTGGTTAGCTATATCATTTAGATTTGCCCCTGGGATATGAACCTTCAAGTCGTTCTCGCCTTTAAATGAACCTCCGCCAGCTGCTACTCGGCGTAACAATTCATATCTGCTTTCCTTTTTAGGAGTTCTACATAGAAGACCAATTACTTGAACCTAAAAGATGAAGGGAGAAGTCCACATTGGTAAACAACTCGCAACCGATCAGAAAAGTGTTCAAGAAGTGAGTCAAAGAAGTTCCTTACCTGGGGTGGGCACTTTTTAGTTAGATGTGATAAAACTGTCTCTTTGATAACTTCCAACAGTGATTTGCGCTGCACGAAAATATATTCACATTTAATTCCCAGCCAAAACGTTATAACAGTTTCTTTGCTCAACAAAATATAAATTATGGCATGCCATCATTTAAAGGACTCTTCTTACTTAATAACAGCATTCAAGTGTAAAAATTGAAAGGACCGGAggaattgatgatcaaccataGGTACAACTATCCTTCTCTTGATATGATATAGTAGGACTGACCAACCATAGGAATTTCATCTAAGTTTCTTACTAACTATTAGCATTAGTTAATATTCCTAATAAGGCTTCTATTTAGAGGTGTTAGAAATGAATCCAAATGAAGATTTTCCATGTATAAAGTTTAGTTTGAAAATCAAACCTTATCATCCTGGTCCTGCTCCGCAAGCTGGATCATGTAATCAAGAGCCATCATGAAATCAGATTCCATCTGATCAACTCTCTTACCAATAACTCCTTGTGCAGCTATCTCCACTGCTACTTTTTCAGAATCTTCATCCATATCCATATCTTCCAACTGAAGTGATATCAAAGTTATACATATAATAGAGGATAGCAACAGCATTCCGCATAAATATTCAATTCCAACAACTTATGCAATTTCTGATCAAAACCATCATAACAAGTCGTTTTCATAAGCTAGGAGCTTATAAAAATAAGCTGAAAACAGATTATGCAcatataaaataaaaaaaactcaatagaaatgaaaattcaaataaCAGAAATCATTGCAAACCCTAAAAAAACTTACGAGAGTAATCATTTCCTGAAGAACGGAGATAACTTGATCTCCTCCTTTAAGAAGCGCTTCTCGTTGAGCAGATGTATCTGTATCTTCCGAATTTTCGCTTTCGTTTCGGTTATTAAGTTCGTCGAGTGGGAAACCACCGCCAACTTCGTAACTGGAATCGCTTAACACGAATAATcgattttttttaatttttagcTTCTGCTTCGGATATAGATGATGTTGGTGAGTGGAAGTTGAGTTTGGGAAATGTGAATGGAAAGTGTTAGGGTAATAAGTTCGTGTGGAAAGCGTGAACAAGATTGAAGTGCTAAGCATTTTTGTgctttttattttctgttttgagaTAGAGTGATAATGATAATTTTGAATCTTTCTATATCAAAAACGGGGTTTTATCTGGGTTTTAGCTACACAAATGAGTATGAGAACAATTGAACGATACTGGATATGAATGTGATAGCAATTACGTTAAAGCCATTGTTGTATATATTGATTTATCAAATACAAAATAAATTGTTTCAACAAGCCGTCTTAGCTCAGCTGGTAGAGCGCACGGCTTTTAACCGTGTGGTCGTGGGTTCGATTCCCACAGACGGCgattatatttttattaatatatttcTCTTGGTCATATTTGTTTCCCATTCTTCTTAGCCTAAGTTAGCCCGATAAAATGGCTCATAAATTAACTTAGATGATTAGATTTGTATTGTGAAATAAAACTAGTTAGTTAATGAATTAAAATTGAAGTGCTTAATGTTAATTTCTTAGTTAtatttattttccatttgttCTAAAGGGTGGGGATATACTTAGGCTAGCTAAAATAAAATAGCTCATAAATTAAATTAGATGATAAAATATATGAAATGGtttaaaatatataattattAAGTTTTTTCATTAAGATAGTTGATTTTTTTTCCGTAAAAGAAGTGATAATAACTACTAAAAACTCACACATAATTACGAACATCAGGGTTTGAATCCTGGTGATGACGTCTATCTTCGTAATACTAATTTCTACTAGTTGAGTTAAGATTTTGGGATAAAgataattgattttttttctttataaaaatcataaattataaattatttaaagtactttatttttaaaaaaaattgtagtttaatcaaaatataatataaatttataaaaaaattatcaaagatatctttaattaatattttatttttaaaataatgaaaattctcATAAATTTTCAATGTCCTCTGATATctttaattaatattttatttcaacATGCTCATATTAATGTAACACACCACCATTAATTCTTAGTTTCTTTAACTTGCATCCACTTTGTTTCTCGACATGAAGGATCATCCTTCCTTCACCATTATAAACTTTCATCAGATTTTCTTCCAACTTCATATTATATCCTTTGACAAGTAATTGACATATGCTTATCAAGTTACTTGTCATTGGAGGTACATACAATACGTCTATATTCACAAAAAATCTTTACGTGATAAGTTTATGGGTCATATTATAAAGTGTTCAACCTCCACTTTTATAAACAATGTGGGACTTagaactcacacttgtttctcaacataactcacacttgtttctcaacaATGTTCCCCCTCAAACGGAAGCTCTTTCATCCACATGCATGTACCGTCATTGAGAGACACCCTTATCTCATCAAGAGCACTTCAACGGAACAGGTCACCTGACCAACATGTCAGGAGGACTTTCGACACAAAGAGTCGGTCCTGTACTCGAATCAGACTTTGATATCACTAAAAGGTGATCATGAGGGGGGAGCATTCACATTAGATCAAACATTCACCTAAAGATTAAAGATTCACCCAAACAAATGAAAGAGACACCCAAGTATTCAGGCCAAAATCTCAAGGTGATACATGTATGAATTCTCTTATTTATAAAGTGTTCAATCACCATCTTTTTAAATAATGTGAAACTTAAACTCACATTTATTTTTCAACAATTTCTTTCTAGATGAGATGCATTTAAATCGTCAATTTCCATTATATATGAGATAACTTATCCAAGAACAACACAAATAAGTAAAGAAATATATATTAGATCTTCTTACTGAATTCCTCAACAAGGACAAATAATTAATCCACTTTAGCTTCATTCCAATTCACATTCATTTCCATATTAGTAACCTCATGCATAACGACATTAATCATCTTTGACACCTTAACCTCCGGCAGAACCCTCCAAATAAACTTTTAAATGAACTTGTTATAAGCTTTGGAAAGATCATCCTTCATATAGCAACCTTCACAGCAAAGTAAGCTTTGGAAAGATCCACCTTCATAGCAAAGTACTTTTCCTACCACTTACGCTATTCATATTGTACACCATTCTTTACTTTTTTTTATACCACTTATGTTATTCATATTGTACACCATTCTTTATGTTTCTTGAGCCTCTTAATAATCACTTTACTAACTACTTTATAAATTGTATTACACAGAAAATACCCAACATTTCACAATTTCTGGAAGAAAAAAAACACCGGGCAGGGAttcatatttaaaaaataaaaaataaaaaagcttatgataattttttatatttattttcttttgttcTATGTGGATATATTTGATGAGTCGTGAAAGCCCTGGGATTAATTCTTGtgcttttttttttgttttaattctCCACTCATCTCATAAGATGAAAATGAAAGAAAAGGGATAATAACCGgagataaaaaaaaatataacaataTGAAAACAATTGTTAGAATACCCTTTAGATTTACTAAAAGCGCATCAAGAAATTTGGTTCTATTACAAGAATCAACTATTATTTTGGAGCAAAGAATTATGACTTTGAATACAGAAAGTTTAGAGCATAAAACCAGAGTAAACCAAAAATCAAATAACCAAGACTTTCATACTCACTGAGCTAAAACAACTTACACTGCCACTATCAGACATAACATCAATTAGTAATATAACTTCCAACTTTGAGTTTGTCGGCAGCTAACACATACGAGACAGGAACCAATCGCTTTGATGGATCGTGTGAGATTTCTCCCTCAATTTTAGCAGCTCCTTCCTCACTAGATTGATCATCCTTACTTTCAACCTCAATTAGTTTATGCTTGTTCATCCCAGCGTACACCATTTTTCTGACTTCTTTTCGTGCTTCCCTTTCGGCTAATCTCAAATCTTTGAAGCCCTGTTCAAACTTCTCTTCATCCTCTGGCGAAAAGAATACAACCTCCTTCGTTCCAAGTTCTTCATACAACTTCTCAATCTTCGCCTTCCACAAGAGGCCTATTTCTGTGTCCATTTTGTGATAAGGAGTCCTCAGCAAGTATTCATCAATTCCACCTGCCTTGTCTATGCAACGAAGGGCGTGAGTGGTGACTTTAACACGAATGTGACGATCTAGAATATAACTAAAGAGCCTTTTGTCCTGGACATTAGGTTTCCAAGTTCTCCTTGTCCTATCAAAGCcataagaaaaagaaatgaatTTGCATCAATATTGCAGTCTtctttttttctctctctctctcccccaAATATGCAATAAAAGGTAAAGGAAATTCCTAACACAAAATTGAGCAGCCAAAAGTTAACATTGAGTTCTAAAATGAGTTATGGTTACTAAACCAGCAAACAGAATCTTTCTTGTTTTATCATGCAAATACTGTAATATGACAGGCAAGAACATGCAGGATATTACAATATTGCAAGCAGCACTGTTGGGATCCATGTCCAATCTAACAAATATAGGCAACAATCAACAGGGTATACAGTTCCAAAAACTATACTAGCCCGGCATCAAGAAACTATTATTCTTATTATCAAACATCAAAGACTAATGAATTGAGAAGACCAATTCTATAACAATTTTAGTAGATATAAA is a window of Lathyrus oleraceus cultivar Zhongwan6 chromosome 6, CAAS_Psat_ZW6_1.0, whole genome shotgun sequence DNA encoding:
- the LOC127093050 gene encoding 54S ribosomal protein L24, mitochondrial encodes the protein MAFRGKEMMKKVLKKVGEKNLTPRVKQSLEKCLPRSKVVMNRAKRGLFAGKHIQFGNSVSEDGGNRTRRTWKPNVQDKRLFSYILDRHIRVKVTTHALRCIDKAGGIDEYLLRTPYHKMDTEIGLLWKAKIEKLYEELGTKEVVFFSPEDEEKFEQGFKDLRLAEREARKEVRKMVYAGMNKHKLIEVESKDDQSSEEGAAKIEGEISHDPSKRLVPVSYVLAADKLKVGSYITN
- the LOC127093049 gene encoding protein PEP-RELATED DEVELOPMENT ARRESTED 1, chloroplastic; this translates as MLSTSILFTLSTRTYYPNTFHSHFPNSTSTHQHHLYPKQKLKIKKNRLFVLSDSSYEVGGGFPLDELNNRNESENSEDTDTSAQREALLKGGDQVISVLQEMITLLEDMDMDEDSEKVAVEIAAQGVIGKRVDQMESDFMMALDYMIQLAEQDQDDKRKSLLEVIKETVLSHLTKKCPPQVQVIGLLCRTPKKESRYELLRRVAAGGGSFKGENDLKVHIPGANLNDIANQADDLLETMETRPVVPDRKLLARLVLIREEARDMMGGGILDERNDRGFSTLPQSEVNFLTKLVALKPGKVVLDMIRNVMQGKDEGADNSGNNDEDDRVPTGIAGRASVTGRRPHPVRPGMFLETVSKVLSGIYAGTDSGITAQHLEWVHQKTLQVLQEIAFN
- the LOC127093048 gene encoding metal-nicotianamine transporter YSL3, whose protein sequence is MGNVSNEEQELREIENLEREDVEKAGVDLEDASGIAPWTQQITVRGLITSIFIGLIYSVIVLKLNLTTGLVPNLNVSVALLGFVFIKLWTKILEKANIVSTPFTRQENTIIQTCAVACYSASYGGGFGSYLLGLNRKTYERVGGASTPGNTPDTKEPGIGWMTGFLFVTYFVGLTALIPFRKMMIIDAKLPYPTGTATGVLINGFHTPKGNVMAKKQVKGFMRFFSFSLLWSFFQWFYAGGDHCGFGQFPTFGLKAWKNTFYFDFSMTYVGTGMICSHLINLSLLFGAVVSWGIMWPLIRVLKGNWFPGSLPESSMKSLNGYKVFISIALILGDGLYNFIKVIYFSALNFQACMKRRSRRTASVTDDEQNKTPDDLTRDEFFIKESVPIWLACAGYVVLTIISINVIPLIFHQVKWYFVVVAYLLAPILGFCNAYGSGLTDMNMAYNYGKVALFVLAALGGKTDGVVAGLVACGLIKSLASTSSDLMQDMKTGHLTLTSPRSMLVTQAIGTAIGCVVAPLTFFLFYHSFDVGDPNGEYKAPYAIIYRNMAILGVEGFSALPNHCLEFCYAFFAFAVLINFLRDWNPKNIGKWVPLPMAMAVPFVVGAYFAVDMCVGSLVVFVWSKLKRKEAELMVPAVASGLICGDGIWVLPSAVLAWFKVRPPICMSFAANN